A single region of the Glycine max cultivar Williams 82 chromosome 20, Glycine_max_v4.0, whole genome shotgun sequence genome encodes:
- the LOC102667035 gene encoding uncharacterized protein encodes MDLSLVMENDKTLCMEVGFFDSFQEIKEKIEKFTGIPTYRQTLLFNGQVLRNEAIIFNTDISEASRVHFLLDADFGNHHDEITDMHIPSGEELEELMRWNPDGSVTPMTVTENALPPRNPEFTPSPPPPLHETEITPGGSVSDERNPKE; translated from the coding sequence ATGGATCTGAGTCTTGTGATGGAGAATGATAAAACACTGTGTATGGAAGTGGGGTTCTTTGACTCTTTTcaagaaatcaaagaaaagaTAGAGAAGTTCACGGGCATTCCCACTTACAGGCAAACGCTACTCTTCAACGGCCAAGTTCTTCGAAACGAGGCCATCATCTTCAACACCGACATCAGTGAAGCCTCTCGCGTTCATTTCCTTCTTGATGCGGATTTCGGCAACCACCATGACGAGATTACGGACATGCACATACCAAGCGGAGAGGAGTTAGAAGAGTTGATGCGGTGGAATCCAGACGGGAGCGTGACACCGATGACGGTCACAGAGAACGCGTTGCCGCCGCGGAATCCAGAGTTTACACCGTCTCCGCCACCACCGCTGCATGAAACAGAAATTACACCGGGAGGATCTGTTTCTGATGAACGGAACCCTAAAGAAtag
- the LOC102667153 gene encoding uncharacterized protein — protein MEIKFQIQRGHSFNLEIDPSETIRDVKEKVLNSQNIPIARQIILYHYELLPDDLIVSQCDLQHGGCLVLQISHDPAAPSPMSDSDSDFLPQSQPTPDMQMSKLIPNPYDPLGKRPMTLDISSASNKKVEEKLEDSRSRIVTLSLKAHKYWTHRFPMEANLDETVLKLKKYILADLRILAGFEMDNVPVERMVLHSHSTGVELLDHQLLRDCAVSDNHEIDLSLKEP, from the coding sequence ATGGAGATTAAGTTTCAGATCCAGAGAGGGCACTCGTTCAATCTTGAAATTGATCCCTCCGAAACAATCCGCGATGTCAAAGAGAAGGTGCTTAACTCCCAGAACATTCCCATTGCCCGCCAAATCATCCTCTACCATTACGAACTTCTCCCAGACGATTTGATCGTTTCGCAATGCGATCTCCAGCATGGCGGCTGCCTTGTCCTCCAAATCAGCCACGATCCTGCAGCACCGTCGCCCATGTCTGACTCAGACTCAGACTTTCTCCCGCAATCGCAGCCAACGCCGGACATGCAGATGTCCAAGCTGATTCCGAATCCATACGATCCGTTAGGTAAGCGGCCGATGACTCTAGATATTTCATCCGCGTCAAATAAAAAGGTTGAGGAGAAATTGGAAGATTCACGCTCACGGATTGTGACGCTGAGCTTGAAGGCGCATAAATACTGGACTCATCGTTTTCCTATGGAAGCGAACTTGGACGAGACCGTTCTGAAGCTGAAGAAGTACATTCTTGCAGATCTGAGAATTCTTGCAGGCTTTGAGATGGACAATGTGCCAGTAGAGAGGATGGTGCTGCACTCGCATTCAACGGGTGTGGAACTGCTTGACCATCAGCTTCTTCGAGATTGTGCGGTTTCAGATAATCATGAGATCGACCTCTCCCTCAAGGAACCCTAG